ATTCTGTTGCGAAATTCATTCCCGAATTTCCTAACGGAGAGAGAATCCTTATCCATCAGATGCTTAATCACTCTTCGGGGATTCCAACGATGATAAATACCGAACAACTTCTCGAAGAAGTGGAGAAATTCGGTGAGGGAAGGAGCCTTCAGGAGGCAGAAATAGCTTACATATCATCACTGCCTCTAAGATTTGAGCCTGGAAATAGCTTTCTATACAGCAACAGCGCCTATTTCCTTCTTAGTGTCATCGTAGAAAGGGCAAGTGGGAAGCGCTATGATGAATATCTGAGAACGAACTTCTTCGAACCACTGGGAATGAATGATACCGGTTACGATTACAATGAGTACGATAGCGGATGGGGTCTTCCTTACTACTCTGATTCATATGTTATAGATCTCTCTAGCGTAAGACCTGCTGACTGGGTCGATAGAAGGCTTCCTGGCGGAGCCGGGGGGTTGTACTCCACTGTGTATGATCTGTATTTGTGGGACAGAGCGCTTTCCTCCGGGAAAGTGCTTACGGAAGGCTCTTTAAGACTAATGCAGAGTCCAACGAATGAACTCTTTGAGGCAGGCTATGGAGTCTTTGTCGGTAACGAGTTTATAGATGGCGAGTACAGAAGAGTTGTGTATCACGACGGAGACACGAAGGGTACCTCGACTAGAATAAATCGGTACGTCGACGACGACATTTTCGTGGTGGTACTGAGCAACATCGAGGGAAAGGATTTCACCGCGCTCGCCCACGAACTGGCGAAAGCCGTAATAGTGAACGGAATGGGAACGAATTGATTCGGTGGGTCGAGAGTTTTTTGCGGGAAGGTATGAATGGAAAGAATCGCTCTCATTCATTTGAAGAGCGGTTCTCCGTCTTACTGTAAGATTCAATTTGCTAATGGTTTAATCTTCAATCGGTTTTGTACAGAGCTTCTACAGTCTTTTCTATGTCGAAGTAGAAATTACGCAGAAAAACCTGAACGTTTCCTTGATAAAAGTAAAAGCCTTTTGCTTAAGTTTTCTGCTCCACATTTGTAGTAAATACGCAATTTGGCTCTCAAACTCGTGGTATCATAGTTCAATTCCTTTCCCGGAGGTGTACGATGATCCCAGAGAAGGTGCTGGCCATACTTAAGGCCAACGACCTGGAGTTCTACGAGTTCCCCGAAGGGACGACACCCACGGCCACGACGGCTGCTCAGATGTTGAAAGTGAAAGTCGGTCAAATAGCGAAGTCGATCCTCTTCACTTGCAAAAGTGGAAGAGCTTATCTAGTGATCTGCCCAGGTGATAGAAAGGTTTCACCCTCGAAGCTCAAGAGGATAGCCGGTGAGAAACCTCGCCTGGCTGATGAGATTGAAACGCTTAGAGTTACGGGTTTCTCGCCAGGTGGCGTTTGCCCCTATGGACTTTCAGGAGTCAAGATCATTGTCGATCAGTCTCTTCAACAGTATGACACTGTTTTTCCCGCTGCGGGGACGTCCGGTTCCGCTGTCGAGACTAATTTCGAAGAGCTTGTAAGGATCACTGGTGCCGAGGCAGCCGATGTCAGCAATCCTATGTCTCAATCGTAGAACACTACCAGTGGCAGCCCGCTGATCGGATTCTCCATGATTTTTGATTTGAGGCCGTAAACCTGCCTAATGATTTCCGGAGTAACGACATCCCAGACCTCGCCTGAAGCAATTACTCCTCCATTATTGATGAATAGAAGCCTGTCCGAAATCTCTACAGCCTGATTTATGTCGTGAAAGATCGCTACTGCACTCAGTCCTTTTGCGCGGACGAGATCGGTCGCGATCTTTCCGACTCTTCTTGCGTGCCCCGGGTCTAGATGAGTTGTGAATTCGTCCATAAGAAGTATCTTCCCTTCCTGGGCAAGAGCCTTTGCAATTATTACACGCTGTTTCTCGCCTCCGCTGAGGGTACTGAAGGAACGATCCTTGAATTCATACACTTCCGTAAGCCTCATCGAGTCGTCAATTACCATGTAATCCTCATTTGTTAAGTTTCCCAGTCTCCTCAAATGTGGATTTCTTCCAAAGGAAACAATGGTCTCGACTTTCAGATCGAATGATGGTTCGAAGCTTTGTGGTATGTAAGATACAATTCTTGCCAGTTTTCTCACCGAAAGGCTATGAAGGTCTTCTCCCATGATTTTCACAAGTCCGTTCCAGTCCTTTCTAATTCCACAGATAACGCCCATCAGAGTAGATTTCCCGCTCCCGTTTGGTCCCAGTATTCCAAGCACTTCTCCGTGCCTCAGTTCCAGATCGATTCCACTCAGAACCTCTTCCTTTCCATAACTGAAATGCAGATCTCTGACCTGTATTGGATCAACCATCATTGGCCACTTCCCTGCTCCTTAGAAGATATATAAATACCGGAGCGCCTACCAGGGCAGTCACTGCACCGATTGGGAGTTCCGTCGGTTGGAAGAGCGTTCTCGCAATGGTATCGCAGACCACCAGAAAAACCCCGCCGAACATCGCAGTTGCGGGTAGGTTCAACTTGCTGTCCGTGCCAAATGCAAGCCTGACCATGTGGGGTATAACAAGACCCACAAACCCTATCAAACCGGCCGTTGAGACTGCAATTGCCGAGACGATTGATACGGTGAAGAATACCAGGAACTTTATGCGCTCCGGGTGAACTCCGACAGTCATGGCGTGCTCTTCTCCGGCCGCCATTATTATCATTTTTCGGCGAATTGTCGTGAACAAAGTGTACTGGAGAACAATAATCGGAAGCAGTTTCAAAAAATCATCCCATGTGACACCCGATAGAGAACCGAGAGACCAGAAATGCAAGGTGATAACATTTCGCCAGGCAAATACGACAAGAAAAGTTACCGCCGCGTTGAAAAGAAAGGAGACTATTACTCCGGAGAGAACTAGTGTTGTTATGGGTATTCTCCCACCCCTGCGGGAGATAGCATAGGTTAGGAAGGAAGAAAACAAGGCAAAGACGAAAGCAAGGAGGTCCATGTTCAACGATATTCTGCCAACATCTCTCAAAAACAATGACAAAACAGCTCCAAAGGAGGCTCCTGCCGATATGCCGATAATATATGGGTCCGCCAGGGGATTCTTCAGAGTCAGTTGAAGTCCATTCCCACCTACGGCCAACCCTGAGCCGATCAGGAAAGCTACCAATAATCTCGGTAGTCTGAGATTCATGTAGATATTGGAAGCTGGTCCCGAAGAATCTCCAAAAAATACGCCGAAAATCTCAGTCAACGAATAATTGACTGTTCCGAAACTCGAGAGCCACAGCATCCCAAGTACGGATGCTGTGGAAAAAAAAGCGAAAAGTGCAATACGTTTCAATAGAAGAGCTCCTTCAATGTCTTCACGAGATCCACAAAACTGGGATTCGCATAAGCGGTTAGGCCGTCATAGAGCGGGTAAACACGATCATTCTTCACAGCCGGAAGATCTGCAAAGGGTTTGTAAGAAGTTATCATTTTTACCGCCTCTTCCTGCCCACCGTCGTAATAATACGGTACAAGAATTACGTCCGGCTGGGAGTTCAAAACGAATTCAGGACTGACGGGAAACCATCCGTTATTTCCGCTGTAAGGTGCTCCGACGTTTGCCCCACCGGCATATGCGATCGCCTGGTTAACGAAAGATCCCGTTCCGCAAGTCCAGATATCGCTTACCTCGCCGGCTATCATAACGTACACAACTTTGGGCTTCTCGTTCTGTGGAACATTATAGGAGTCTTTTGCGATTTCAAGAACCTCATCTCTGAAGTTCGACGCCGTTCTCCTTCCTTTATCAGGTATGCCGAACAAATTGCCAACAACCATGAGGTTCCTGTAGATATCCTCGAAAGAGTTTGGATTCATTACGAAGGTTGTGATCCCTATCTTCTCGAGCTTGGCAACTTCCGCCTCTTGAAAGCCACCAGAGATCATTACCAGATCAGGACCAAGAGAGAGTATCTTCTCAAGGTTGAGAGGAACGAGATTGCCTATTTTCTCCACTTCATTCGATAGTGCATACGGGTCCCAGTCAGTCACTCCCACGATCCTGGATGATACACCTAGAATTTCAAGATACCTGGTGATTGCCGGAGAAGCTATGACAACTCTATCGGGGGGATTGTCAATCGTTACGAGTCTTCCAAGATCATCCACGATTTCAAATGCAAGTGACAGAGCAAAGAATAGCACCACAAAACCGACTGCCAAAAACCTCTTCAAAAAACTCACCCCTTTTGCAAGGAATTTCACCATCCTTCTGCCTCGGAAGGATGGTGATATCTGAGCCTCACACAGGTCTCCTGACTTGCGGATCAATCTACTATCTG
The sequence above is drawn from the Mesotoga sp. BH458_6_3_2_1 genome and encodes:
- a CDS encoding serine hydrolase, whose translation is MFRRLATVVLFVISLSFLLFSNPIDEVMNKSIAFEGFWGAVLVSRGDAILHAAGYGMANIERNIPNTPEKKFRIASITKQFTAAAVLKLLEEGTISLSDSVAKFIPEFPNGERILIHQMLNHSSGIPTMINTEQLLEEVEKFGEGRSLQEAEIAYISSLPLRFEPGNSFLYSNSAYFLLSVIVERASGKRYDEYLRTNFFEPLGMNDTGYDYNEYDSGWGLPYYSDSYVIDLSSVRPADWVDRRLPGGAGGLYSTVYDLYLWDRALSSGKVLTEGSLRLMQSPTNELFEAGYGVFVGNEFIDGEYRRVVYHDGDTKGTSTRINRYVDDDIFVVVLSNIEGKDFTALAHELAKAVIVNGMGTN
- a CDS encoding YbaK/EbsC family protein; its protein translation is MIPEKVLAILKANDLEFYEFPEGTTPTATTAAQMLKVKVGQIAKSILFTCKSGRAYLVICPGDRKVSPSKLKRIAGEKPRLADEIETLRVTGFSPGGVCPYGLSGVKIIVDQSLQQYDTVFPAAGTSGSAVETNFEELVRITGAEAADVSNPMSQS
- a CDS encoding ABC transporter ATP-binding protein; this translates as MMVDPIQVRDLHFSYGKEEVLSGIDLELRHGEVLGILGPNGSGKSTLMGVICGIRKDWNGLVKIMGEDLHSLSVRKLARIVSYIPQSFEPSFDLKVETIVSFGRNPHLRRLGNLTNEDYMVIDDSMRLTEVYEFKDRSFSTLSGGEKQRVIIAKALAQEGKILLMDEFTTHLDPGHARRVGKIATDLVRAKGLSAVAIFHDINQAVEISDRLLFINNGGVIASGEVWDVVTPEIIRQVYGLKSKIMENPISGLPLVVFYD
- a CDS encoding iron ABC transporter permease, translated to MKRIALFAFFSTASVLGMLWLSSFGTVNYSLTEIFGVFFGDSSGPASNIYMNLRLPRLLVAFLIGSGLAVGGNGLQLTLKNPLADPYIIGISAGASFGAVLSLFLRDVGRISLNMDLLAFVFALFSSFLTYAISRRGGRIPITTLVLSGVIVSFLFNAAVTFLVVFAWRNVITLHFWSLGSLSGVTWDDFLKLLPIIVLQYTLFTTIRRKMIIMAAGEEHAMTVGVHPERIKFLVFFTVSIVSAIAVSTAGLIGFVGLVIPHMVRLAFGTDSKLNLPATAMFGGVFLVVCDTIARTLFQPTELPIGAVTALVGAPVFIYLLRSREVANDG
- a CDS encoding ABC transporter substrate-binding protein; translation: MSFLKRFLAVGFVVLFFALSLAFEIVDDLGRLVTIDNPPDRVVIASPAITRYLEILGVSSRIVGVTDWDPYALSNEVEKIGNLVPLNLEKILSLGPDLVMISGGFQEAEVAKLEKIGITTFVMNPNSFEDIYRNLMVVGNLFGIPDKGRRTASNFRDEVLEIAKDSYNVPQNEKPKVVYVMIAGEVSDIWTCGTGSFVNQAIAYAGGANVGAPYSGNNGWFPVSPEFVLNSQPDVILVPYYYDGGQEEAVKMITSYKPFADLPAVKNDRVYPLYDGLTAYANPSFVDLVKTLKELFY